A region of the Zhihengliuella halotolerans genome:
GTCCAGGAATGCGGCAGCCTCGTTGGGGTGGTCGCTGCGGGAGGAGATGGCGTAGGCCACCGAGGTGCCGATACCCGTCGTATTCTCCCCCGGGAAGGCGATGAATCCGGCGTCCTCACCTAGCCCCTCGGCGACCTTTCCCGCGTCCCAGATTCCGTCCACGAGGAAGAGCCCCTCGCCGGACACGAAGTTCTCCACAGCTCCTTGCAGATCTGTTCCGTTGACCGTTGTCGCGTCGGGAATGTAGCCCGCGTCGGCCCAATCGACGAGCAGCTGCGCAGCAGCCGCGTTCTCGGGGGTGTCGAAGCTCTGGCCCTCGTGGCCGAAGGCCCACGCACTCGCGGCATCTGCACCGCTTGCGCTCTGACCTGCCAATTGCACGATGAAGGCGGCGTGCCCTTCACCGTTGCCGAGCTGAACCGGCAGGACACCACCAGCCTTGGCCTCGGCCAAGGCGGACTCGAAATCCTCAACCGTCTCGGGAGTGTCGATCCCGAGTTCTTCAGCATGCTTCTTGTTGTAGTAGACGCCGACCAACGAGAATCCGGCAGGGGCGGCAAAGAGCGTTCCGCCATCGCCGAGGGTGGAGCCGTTCTCAGCCACACGCCACTGATTGAGCTGGTTGCTGGGGAAGAAGTCGTTCCAGCCGTACAGGTCTGCATAATCGTCAAGCGGAATCACCAGATCGTTCTTGACGGTGTTGCCCACGGCATTCAGCAGGACGACGTCCGGCGACTCATCGGACGAGAGGTTGAGGTTGACGCTCTGGTTGTAGTCCTCGTAGTTCGTCTGCGAGTAGGCGATGTTGATGTTCGGGTGTTCCGCCTCGAACGCGGCGATGGTCGCCTCGGTGGCCGCACCCGACTCCGGAGTGGACATCAGCGTGAGCGTCACCTCTTCAGTGCTCAGTTCGTCACTCGCGGCGACCTGGTCACCGGTGGTGGCAGCGGTGGTCCCGCCAGGGGCGCAGGCGGTCAGGAACAGGCCGGCGGCTGACAGCGCGGCAACGGAGTGCAGGAAGGTGCGGTGATGCATGATTAACTCATCTCTCAAGTAAGGGAGTGCTATTAGATAAGAGTCTTGCGTAAGTGAGAATCTACAAGTGGCTCACGTCACTGTCAATACCATGGAAGCACTTCATGAGAGATCTTCCCGATCAAGGAGAACCCGTTGACCGCATTGCAAGGCCACGACCTCTCGTCGCTGCGACGCCAGAACGGCCGAGCGGTTCTCGCTGCGCTCTGGAGCCAAGACGACGCCCAGACGGTGCGGCAGCTGGCGAGCGTCACCAAACTGTCCCGCCCAACCATCGAAGCGGCCTTGTCCGACCTTTCCACTCAGGGCCTCGTCAGCACCGAGTCGCCCAAGAGCCGCGGCAGCGGACGCCCATCGCGCGCCTACAGCCTCAAGGCCAGCGGGGGCGTCGTGATCGGGATCGACGCCGGCCCCCATGGAATCAGCGGAACCATCGGCGACCTCCGTGGCGATCCGCTGGCGAGTCACAGCAGCCCTGCCGCGGATCTGAGCGGCTGCGAAGACGCCCTGTCGGCCATCCATCACGAAATCGACTACTTGCTGGCAAGCACTCCGCACGCCCGTCACGAGGTGCGCGCCCTTACTATCGCACTCCCGGGCATCGTCGACCCCACGGGCAACCTGGCCGTGAGCACCGTCGTCCCGGACTGGGTGACCGGAGGATTGCTGGAGCGGATTAGTGCGGCCTACCCGGGTGCGCACGTGAGCATCGACAACGATGCCAAACTGGCGGCCCTCGCCGAACTGGACCAAGGATCGATCGCACTCGGTGAAACGGCGATCGTCCTTCAGGCGGGTCACCGCATCTCGGCCGCCATAGTCGTGGAGGGGCGGGTAGCCCGCGGCGCCCACGGTGCAGCCGGCGAAATCGGCGCCCTGTCCAGCCTCGGCTGGTCTACCGCCTACGAACGCCTGAAGTCCGACGGGGACCCGGCCACCAGCCTCCTCTTCGCCGCCAGTGAGGGAAACCCGCGCGCACTCGACATCGTCGACCAGTTCGCCGACAATATCGCCGAAGGTCTGAGCGCCCTGTCCCTGTCGATCGACCCGCATCGCACCATCATCGGCGGTGGAATCTCCAACGTCGGAGAGCCTCTAGCCGAGGCACTGCGCACGCGCATCGCAGCCCGGGCCATCTTCCCGCCCGAACTCGTGCTCTCCTCTCTCGGCGCGCACGCCCCGCAGCGCGGCGCACTGACGCGCGCCGCCGAGCACGTCCGGGAGAGCCTGCTCAGCCGCTGAAACGCCGCCCGGTGAACTGACCTCGAACATTTCATTGCACTCTTTCATAAGTCGACTTATCCTGTGTAGACGCCCGACGCACCCGGCGTCTCCCCCTGGTTGGCGAAGACCGACGACGATCACGCTCAGGAAGTTCACTATGAAACGCACTCAGCTCACATGGGTTGCCGCAGCCATGGCCGTTGCCCTTCTCAGCAGTACGGCAGCCTCTGCTCAGGCAACGGAGACCCCGCCCGATGTTCCCAGCAAACCGGGCTACACACTCGACTTCGCCGAAGAGTTCAACGGCACGTCCCTCGACACCGAGCGGTGGTACCCGTACTACCTGCCGCACTGGGTCGAACCGGAGAACATGTCCGACACCGCCGCTCGCTACACGGTGTCCGACGGCACCATCAAACTGCGCGTCGAGGAAGACCAGCCACCGTGGAATCCGGACCAGGATGGCACGGTTGTCTCATCCGCCATCCAAACGTTCAACGCCCCCGACTGGCACAAGTTCAATGGTTCGGCGGTGAATCGAAACGACCAGACGAACTTCAACGGCTACACCACCAAGTACGGCTACGTCGAGACGCGGGCGAAGCTCTCCAACGCTGGCGGCGGCGGGCACCAGGCCGTGTGGCTGGTTGGAACGGACACCTCGACGACGGCCCAACCGGAAATCGACTTCATCGAAACGTTCTTCAGCACCCCGGACAAGTGGCGCATCGCGGCCTACGGCTGGGGAGATCCCGATTTCCTGTCATCGTGGGCGATGGAGGAAGTGCCCGTCAGCGGAACGCCCACCGAAGAGTTTCACGTCTACGGCATGGACTGGACGCCTTGGGGGCTCAAGTTCTACTACGACGGCGAGCTAGTGAAGACCATTAACGATGCCCCGAACCAGCCCATGGGATTCGTGGTGAACATCTACACCGGCGCCGGCTCCGGCGCTCCCAACGATGTCTGGCCGAAACAGTGGGAAGTCGACTACCTGCGCGTGTTCAAGGACCAGGGCGGCTACTCCGAAGATCTCTCTTCCACGTGGAAGGTGCTGGCGAATCGCCACCTTCCCGGATACCTGAACATCGAGCCGAATGACGGCGTCGTGCGCTTCGGCGACGTGCCGATGAGCTACTGGAGCGCCCACTGGGTGCCCGAAACCATCGCTTCAGGGGACATCCGCCTCCGCAATCGGTGGACCAACGAGTTCTTGTACCTCGACGACGACACCGCCAAGCACGGCACCGTGAGCTCCACTCAGACGTCAGCTGATTGGCAGCGAACCGAAATCAATTCGACGTGGTTCCGCTTGAACAACCGCGCTGCCGACGGAGCCATCCATGTCGAGAACAACACCGGCTACCCGGAATTCGGCTTGGTTCCATCCAACTGGTGGTCCTCACACTGGACTCTGAAACCGGCCCCAGCAGCGTAATTCGCCGCCGTGGGTCGGGTTCGCCCGGCCCACGGCCCGACAGGAGGCCACAATGCCCCGAAAGTACACTTTGACCGGGTGCGCAATCGCTTTGGCGCTTCTCTCCGGTTGCGCCAACGCTCCGGATAGCGGCACCGATCCCGCACCGGCTACCGCCTCCGCACACCAGCCGCAACGCGACGGGGACTCCTCGTTGTGGCACGTGGAAGGGTCGGCGACGACGTTGCCTGAAGACGACCCTGATGTCATCGCCCTGCAAAGGGCCGTGGCTCTCCATTCGGCCGCAGTGGACAACCGGAGCGCGGACAATGTGGAGGACACGCTGGAGGCTGAATACCAGCACTACTCCGACGGATTCAACCGAATGCTCGAGGACCAGAATCACCGCGCGTCGACCGAGGCCCTGTATCAGGATCACGAGCTCCAGACGCGGCAGCTCGGCGTCGCCTGGACGACGTCGAGCCTCTCGGCGGATCGCAACCGGGCCGTTGTCGGCTTCGAGTCGATCTTCGAGTTCACCGCGGGCGACGAGACCTACCTGGATGAACGTGAGCTCGAGCTCGACGAACGCTACGCACAACCACGTGAGATCACGCTGGTACGCGCCGGTGAAGAATGGGTCATCGACAACATCGAAAAGGGGCCGCTGAGAGCAGCTGCGACGCTGGGCCCCTGACAACGGCCCACCACCCCGAAGCGCTCAGCCTCTCGTCTCGATCACCAACGACGACGGCCGGTACCGCAGGGCGATCAGCAGTTCCGCCCGGGCGCCGGCGTCGTTCAGGTCCCGGCCAGTCAGGTCGGCGACCTGGGCGATCTGGCGGCGCACGCTGTTGCGGTGCAGCCCGGTCGCCTTCGCCGTCGCGTCCCATCCCCCGTGCGCCTCGAGCCATGCCTCGAGCACGTCGAGCAGCGCGGCGGCGCGATCGGGCTCGAGCTCGCGCAGCGGGCCGAACGCGTGCTCGAACAGCAGCCCGCCGGCCTGCCTCCCGAGCAGCGCTGGCACGGAGACCGGGTCCCCGGAGGCCCGCAGCGTGCGGCCGGCCTCCATCGCCCGGGCGCGCAGCACGGCCAGCCGCCGGTGCGTCTCGGGCAGCTCTCCGACCTCGACGGGGTCCGAGACCGCGAGCCGCCAGCCGAGCGCCTCGACCTCGTTCACGACGGGCGTCTCGACGCCCAGGCGCGTGATCGCGGTGAAGCCGAAGTCGGTGAGCTCGACGAGCTTCGTATCGAAGATCCGCCGCCACTGCAGGATCGCGCCGGCCCGGTCGTGCCGGGCAGTCGGGCGCGAGCTGCGGCCGCGATCGACCGGGGCGGGTTCGGCCCGGCCATCGGCCCGGAAGCCCTGCACCACCCGCAATCGGGACCCGCTCGGCGCCGACGCGCTCTGCGCGGCCAGCTCCACGACCTCGCGCCGCTCGATCGCCCGCTCCTCGGCGGACCGCAGCAGCAGCCCGGTCGCCAGCTGGCTCGGCGCGAGCGCACCCTCCGTGCGCTGGCGCAAGAGCGCCTCCAACAGCGAGATCGCGGTCCCGACGACGGACTGCTCCGCCGCATCGAGGGGCCGTTCCGCGCCCAGGACGAGGGCGCCCAGGGTTTCGTCGCGGGCACCGCGCAACGGGTGCGCGGCGATCCACCCGGAGCCCGCGGGCTCCGGGGGGCGCGTCTCCACGCGCGGGCCCCGGCCGGCGAAGAGCCCCTGCAGGACGTCGTCCAGCACGGCCTGCTCCGGCACGCCGACCCGCGACTTGGCAGCGACGGCCCGGGCGCGCGTGCGCCGGTTCGCACCGACGACCAGAGCCCATCCGGGCACGGTGCGCATGAGGGCCTCGAGCAGGTCGGCCTCCGGCCGTGGGGCCAGCACCGCCCGCATCAGGTGGCGATTGCCCTCGGCCATCCGGCGCATGACCCGCACGTTCTCGGCCTCGAGCAGCCGGGCGAACTCGAGCCCGAGTGCCGCGAACGGCACGTCCGCCGGCGCCTCGACGAGCGTCAGCCGGTGGCGGCGGCACGCCTCGACGAGCGCCTCCGGCACTTCGTCGAAATAGGGGTGCAGCCCGAAAACGAGCGCTGAGACGTTGACCCGCGTCAACCGCTGCACGTACCGGTCGACGGCGTCGGGCGCGCCCCCGTCGCCGACGAACGGCAGGCCCGCCGTCAGCACGACCTCGTGCTCGAGCAGGTACGGGGTCGGATCCTCCAGCTCGCTCGGTTCGACCCAGCGCACGGGGAGAGGGGCAGCCGCGTCGGCGCCGGCGTCGTACACCCGGCGGACTCCGGCGGGCAGGCCCGAGAGGAACTGTTCGAGCGGGACGCTCGCGAGGCCGGCACCCGCCTCAGCGACACCTTCAAGTGGTGCAGATCGACTCATGAGAGTCGATTCTAGGATAAAATTGCCCATTCTGTAAGGCAGCTCACATGCGACGCTGGGTGGGAACAGGCGAGGCCCCCACTCCGCTGGAAAAGGATTCACCCATGATCGACACTCACGCGACAGCGCCGCCGCGCGAGCCGTTGGCTCGACAGCTGGCCCGGCGCAAGCCCATCGAGCAGATGGTCGCCGGCGCTGGAACCGACGGCACCGCGAACAGCGGGAAGCTCAAGCGCTCACTCGGCGTCTGGCAGCTGACCATGATCAGCGTCGGCGCCACGCTCGGCACCGGCATCTTCGTCGTCCTCGGCTCCTCCGTCCCGATGGCCGGCCCCGCGGTCTGGATCTCCTTCTTGATCGCCGGCGTCGCCGCCCTGCTCTCCGCCGTGTCCTACGCGGAGATGGCCGGCGCCGTCCCGGTCTCCGGGTCGAGCTACTCCTACACCTACGCGACGATGGGCGAAGGCCTCGCCTGGGTCTGCGGCTGGTGCCTCGTCCTCGAGTACGGTGTCTCCGTCGCCGCGGTGGCCGTCGGCTCCGCCGAGTACGTCAACGAGACCCTCAACATCTTCGGCCTCAGCCTGCCGGCCGCGCTCTCAGCCCCGCCGGGAGGCGCGGACGGATCGATGATCAACCTGCCGGCGGTCGTCCTCGTCCTGCTCGCGATGGTCCTGCTGATCCGCGGCGTCTCCGAGGCCGCGTGGGTCAACACGATCATGGTCGTGATCAAGATCGGCGTGCTGCTGCTCTTCATCGGCATCGCTTTCTCGGCCTTCCAGGCCTCGCACTACGAGACCCTGCTGCCGATGGGCGCCGCCGGCATGTCAGCAGCCGCCTCCCGCCTGTTCTTCTCCTATATCGGCTTCGATGCCGCCTCCACGGCCGGCGAAGAGGCGAAGAACCCGCAGCGCGACCTGCCGCGGGCGATCATCGCCTCGATGGCGATCGTCACGGGCATCTACATCCTCGTCGCGATCGCGGCGGTCGGCGCCCGGCAGTGGGACTGGTTCGACGGAACCGAGGCCGCCCTGCTGATCATCCTGCAGGAACTGACCGGCGCCAAGTGGATCTCGCTGATCTTCGCGATCGGCGCCGTCGTCGCGATCGCCTCCGTGGTCCTCACCGTGCTCTACGGCCAGACTCGCATCCTGATGACCATGGCTCGCGACGGCATGGTCCCGCGCGTTCTCGGCCGCGTCTCCCAGCGGACGGGCACCCCGGCCGCCGGCACGCTCATCTGCGGCAGCGTCATCGCCGTCATCGCCGGCCTCATCCCGCTGGGCCAGCTCGCCGACGCCACGAGCATCGGCACCCTGTTCGCCTTCATGCTGGTCAACCTCTCGGTGATCTACCTGCGCCGGGCCCGGCCCGACATGGAACGGACCTTCCGGGTGCCGCTGTTCCCGTACGTCCCGCTGCTCGGCGCCGGCATGTGCGTCTACCTCATGGTCAACCTGGGCCTGTCCACGTGGTGGGTCTTCCTCGCCTGGATGGCCGTCGGCGCCCTCGTGTACCTGGGCTACGGCCGCCGCCACTCCGTGGCCAGTCTCGCCGCCCGCCGCGAAACGGTCGACAGCGACGACGCCCGCCCCGCAAACTGATCACTCCCGCCCCGAAGGAACCGAGCATCATGACTGAGAACATCTCGACCGCCACCGCCACGGATCTGCCGCCCGTGACCATGCTGAATCCGGACTTCCCGTTCAGCTACGACCACTACCTGCAGAACCCGGCCGGGCTCGGATCGGTCCCCGCCGAACAGCACGGCACCGAGGTCGCCGTCGTCGGCGCGGGTCTCTCCGGCCTGGTGGCCGCCCACGAGCTCATGAAGCTCGGCCTCAAGCCCGTCATCTACGAGGCCGGCCACATCGGCGGCCGCCTCAAGACCGCGGCGTTCGACGGCGCGCCAGGAGTCACGGTCGACCTGGGCGGCATGCGTTTCCCGGTCTCGGGCAAGTCGTTCTACCACTACGTCGAGATGCTGGGTCTTGAGACCGAGGAGTTCCCGAACCCGCTCTCGCCGGCGGCTCCCAGCACCGTGATCGAGCTCGCGGGCGTCAAGCACTACGCCGAAACCGAGGCTGACCTTCCGGCCTTCTTCCACGAGGTCTCCGACGCGTGGAGCGCGGCACTGAAGGAGCACGCCATGTTCTCCGAGATGCAGGAGGCGCTGCGCTCGCGCGACGTGCCGCGCATCAAGGAGATCTGGAACGCCGTGATCCCGGCGTTCGACGAGCAGACGTTCTACGGCTTCATCGCGGCGAGCCGCTCTTTCAAGGAGGCCGGATTCGAGCACCGCGAGGCGTTCGGCCAGGTCGGCTTCGGCTCGGGCGGCTGGGACACCGACTTCCCGAACTCGATCCTCGAGATCCTGCGCGTCGTCTACACCAACGCGGACGACGAGCACCGCGGCATCGTCGGCGGCGCCCAGCGGCTGCCCGAAGCCCTGTGGAACCACGCCCCGGACGATCTGGAGTTCTGGCCCGCCGGCACCTCTCTAGCCAGCCTGCACCACGGCAGCACCCGCGGCGCCGTCGCCAGCATCTCCCGCGGCCCGGCGACCGACGACCGGCCCGAGGGCGACCTGCTGATCACGGACAAGTGGGGTCACACGGCCGCCTACCCGACCGCCGTCGTCACGTGCCAGACCTGGCTGCTCTCCACGCGCATCCACACGGAGGAGACGCTGTTCGCCCCCGGGCTGTGGACCGCGATCGAGCGCAACCACTACATGCAGTCGTCGAAGACCTTCGTCATGGTGGACCGCCCGTTCTGGAAGGAACGCGACCCCCAGACCGGCCGCGACACGCTCTCCATGACGCTCACGGACCGGCTGCCACGCGCCACCTACCTGCTCGACAACGGGCCGGACGCGCCGGCCGTCATCCTGCTGTCCTACACGTGGAACGACGACGCCCTCAAGTGGCTCTCGCTCGACGCCGACGAGCGCGTGCGCCTCATGCTGCACTCCCTGGCCCAGATCTACCCGGACGTCGACATCGCCTCGCACATTGTGGGCGAACCGATCACCGTCTCGTGGGAAGCCGACCCGAACTTCATGGGCGCCTTCAAGGCGAACCTCCCGGGGCACTACCGCTACCAGCAGCGGCTCTTCACGCACTTCAAGCAGGACGAGCTGCCGGCCCACCAGCGGGGGATCTTCCTCGCCGGCGACGACGTCTCCTTCACGGCCGGTTGGGCCGAGGGCGCCGTGACCACCGGGCTCAACGCGGTGTGGGGCGTCGTGAACCACCTCGGAGGGGCGAGCGACCCGGAGAACCCGGGACCCGGCGAGATGATCGACGAGATCGGTCCTCTGGCACTTGACTAGGCGGTACACCCCACGGAGCGTCATCTGCGACGCGAAGTGGACCCGGACAGCTGCGTCTACTAGCTTCGACATTTAGACCCACTGTCCGGGCGCCAGCGTCGGCGCCCACGCCCGGGAGGAATCCTGATGACCGCGTCATTCGACGTCACGACCGTCGGTCCGAGCCGGCGGAGCCTGCTGGCGGGAGCCGGCGCCCTGGCGGCGCTCTCCGCCCTGTCCGCCTGCGCACCCGCGCCCGCGGCGGAGCACGAGGACGCTCCGGCGCCGACCACACCGGAGGAGGCCCTGAGCCTGCTCAGGGCCGGCAACGAGCGCTTCGCCGCCGGCGAGGCGCACCATCCGAACCAGGGCGTCGACGCTCGCACCGACGTGGCCGGGCACCAAACCCCCTGGGCGCTCGTCCACGGTTGTGTCGATTCGCGCGTCGCCCCCGAGCTTGTCTTCGACCAAGGCATCGGTGACATCTTCACCACGCGAACCGCGGGCGCCGTGCTCGACGACACCCTCGTCGGAAGCATGGAGTTCGCCGTCGGCAGCCCCTACGAGGTCCCAGCGCTCATCATTCTGGGTCACACGGGATGCGGGGCCGTCACGGCAACGGTCGACGCGGTGGCCGCCGACCCCGAGAACCCTCAGGCACCCGGCGAAGTCGCCGACATCGTCGACGAGATCGCACCCGTCGTCCGCAACGCCGCCTCGCTTGCGGACCAGTCGGAGTTCGTTGATTCCGTCGTCCGCGCGAACACGGTCGCCGTCGCGGAGGCGCTCGTCGAGCGGTCGGCGATCATCCGTGCCGCCGTCGACGCGGGCCGCACGCGCGTCGTCCCCGCGGTCTACGACCTCGAGACCGGGCTCGTGGACTGGTCGCCGGCCGGTTCCTGAGACCGGTCTGCTATTCGATCAGTCCTCCCGAGTCCCGCTCGGTCAGGTCGTCGACGTCCTCGCCCTGCCACTCGTCGGGCTGCCCATTGAGGTGCTCGCGGCCCTCGGGGAGGCCGGGTCGCTGAGCGTTGAGATCCCGCGGCTGCAGGGTGAACCCCTGCCAGTGCATCTCCATGGGTGATTGGTCCTCGTCGCGGGGGACGTGGTGGAAACCGACGGCGACCCACGAGACGACGTCGTGCAGTTCCTCATCCTCGCCGTCCTCCACGAAGTCCAGAACGCCGCGGCCGCATCCGTCGCTTGTGGGGTTGTACGTGGCGAAGCGCTGGCAGTCGTCCGCGTTGGTGAAGGCGACGTCGTAGCCGGCGTCGTCCCCGTGGTGGTGCTCGTCGCGCAGCGTGGTGAACGAGTCCGTCTTCTCGAGCCCGATCTCGTAGGAGACCGG
Encoded here:
- a CDS encoding ABC transporter substrate-binding protein, encoding MHHRTFLHSVAALSAAGLFLTACAPGGTTAATTGDQVAASDELSTEEVTLTLMSTPESGAATEATIAAFEAEHPNINIAYSQTNYEDYNQSVNLNLSSDESPDVVLLNAVGNTVKNDLVIPLDDYADLYGWNDFFPSNQLNQWRVAENGSTLGDGGTLFAAPAGFSLVGVYYNKKHAEELGIDTPETVEDFESALAEAKAGGVLPVQLGNGEGHAAFIVQLAGQSASGADAASAWAFGHEGQSFDTPENAAAAQLLVDWADAGYIPDATTVNGTDLQGAVENFVSGEGLFLVDGIWDAGKVAEGLGEDAGFIAFPGENTTGIGTSVAYAISSRSDHPNEAAAFLDFLRSAEASEQQFEQGFMPNDPSVAVADAGTLQGDIVDAWAQIAAENGLVAFNNNATATMNDTLKSGTQQLIAGQSTVDDFLDSVQADWAKTHGQ
- a CDS encoding ROK family transcriptional regulator, producing MTALQGHDLSSLRRQNGRAVLAALWSQDDAQTVRQLASVTKLSRPTIEAALSDLSTQGLVSTESPKSRGSGRPSRAYSLKASGGVVIGIDAGPHGISGTIGDLRGDPLASHSSPAADLSGCEDALSAIHHEIDYLLASTPHARHEVRALTIALPGIVDPTGNLAVSTVVPDWVTGGLLERISAAYPGAHVSIDNDAKLAALAELDQGSIALGETAIVLQAGHRISAAIVVEGRVARGAHGAAGEIGALSSLGWSTAYERLKSDGDPATSLLFAASEGNPRALDIVDQFADNIAEGLSALSLSIDPHRTIIGGGISNVGEPLAEALRTRIAARAIFPPELVLSSLGAHAPQRGALTRAAEHVRESLLSR
- a CDS encoding glycoside hydrolase family 16 protein → MKRTQLTWVAAAMAVALLSSTAASAQATETPPDVPSKPGYTLDFAEEFNGTSLDTERWYPYYLPHWVEPENMSDTAARYTVSDGTIKLRVEEDQPPWNPDQDGTVVSSAIQTFNAPDWHKFNGSAVNRNDQTNFNGYTTKYGYVETRAKLSNAGGGGHQAVWLVGTDTSTTAQPEIDFIETFFSTPDKWRIAAYGWGDPDFLSSWAMEEVPVSGTPTEEFHVYGMDWTPWGLKFYYDGELVKTINDAPNQPMGFVVNIYTGAGSGAPNDVWPKQWEVDYLRVFKDQGGYSEDLSSTWKVLANRHLPGYLNIEPNDGVVRFGDVPMSYWSAHWVPETIASGDIRLRNRWTNEFLYLDDDTAKHGTVSSTQTSADWQRTEINSTWFRLNNRAADGAIHVENNTGYPEFGLVPSNWWSSHWTLKPAPAA
- a CDS encoding PucR family transcriptional regulator, encoding MSRSAPLEGVAEAGAGLASVPLEQFLSGLPAGVRRVYDAGADAAAPLPVRWVEPSELEDPTPYLLEHEVVLTAGLPFVGDGGAPDAVDRYVQRLTRVNVSALVFGLHPYFDEVPEALVEACRRHRLTLVEAPADVPFAALGLEFARLLEAENVRVMRRMAEGNRHLMRAVLAPRPEADLLEALMRTVPGWALVVGANRRTRARAVAAKSRVGVPEQAVLDDVLQGLFAGRGPRVETRPPEPAGSGWIAAHPLRGARDETLGALVLGAERPLDAAEQSVVGTAISLLEALLRQRTEGALAPSQLATGLLLRSAEERAIERREVVELAAQSASAPSGSRLRVVQGFRADGRAEPAPVDRGRSSRPTARHDRAGAILQWRRIFDTKLVELTDFGFTAITRLGVETPVVNEVEALGWRLAVSDPVEVGELPETHRRLAVLRARAMEAGRTLRASGDPVSVPALLGRQAGGLLFEHAFGPLRELEPDRAAALLDVLEAWLEAHGGWDATAKATGLHRNSVRRQIAQVADLTGRDLNDAGARAELLIALRYRPSSLVIETRG
- a CDS encoding amino acid permease; its protein translation is MIDTHATAPPREPLARQLARRKPIEQMVAGAGTDGTANSGKLKRSLGVWQLTMISVGATLGTGIFVVLGSSVPMAGPAVWISFLIAGVAALLSAVSYAEMAGAVPVSGSSYSYTYATMGEGLAWVCGWCLVLEYGVSVAAVAVGSAEYVNETLNIFGLSLPAALSAPPGGADGSMINLPAVVLVLLAMVLLIRGVSEAAWVNTIMVVIKIGVLLLFIGIAFSAFQASHYETLLPMGAAGMSAAASRLFFSYIGFDAASTAGEEAKNPQRDLPRAIIASMAIVTGIYILVAIAAVGARQWDWFDGTEAALLIILQELTGAKWISLIFAIGAVVAIASVVLTVLYGQTRILMTMARDGMVPRVLGRVSQRTGTPAAGTLICGSVIAVIAGLIPLGQLADATSIGTLFAFMLVNLSVIYLRRARPDMERTFRVPLFPYVPLLGAGMCVYLMVNLGLSTWWVFLAWMAVGALVYLGYGRRHSVASLAARRETVDSDDARPAN
- a CDS encoding flavin monoamine oxidase family protein; amino-acid sequence: MTENISTATATDLPPVTMLNPDFPFSYDHYLQNPAGLGSVPAEQHGTEVAVVGAGLSGLVAAHELMKLGLKPVIYEAGHIGGRLKTAAFDGAPGVTVDLGGMRFPVSGKSFYHYVEMLGLETEEFPNPLSPAAPSTVIELAGVKHYAETEADLPAFFHEVSDAWSAALKEHAMFSEMQEALRSRDVPRIKEIWNAVIPAFDEQTFYGFIAASRSFKEAGFEHREAFGQVGFGSGGWDTDFPNSILEILRVVYTNADDEHRGIVGGAQRLPEALWNHAPDDLEFWPAGTSLASLHHGSTRGAVASISRGPATDDRPEGDLLITDKWGHTAAYPTAVVTCQTWLLSTRIHTEETLFAPGLWTAIERNHYMQSSKTFVMVDRPFWKERDPQTGRDTLSMTLTDRLPRATYLLDNGPDAPAVILLSYTWNDDALKWLSLDADERVRLMLHSLAQIYPDVDIASHIVGEPITVSWEADPNFMGAFKANLPGHYRYQQRLFTHFKQDELPAHQRGIFLAGDDVSFTAGWAEGAVTTGLNAVWGVVNHLGGASDPENPGPGEMIDEIGPLALD
- a CDS encoding carbonic anhydrase, yielding MTASFDVTTVGPSRRSLLAGAGALAALSALSACAPAPAAEHEDAPAPTTPEEALSLLRAGNERFAAGEAHHPNQGVDARTDVAGHQTPWALVHGCVDSRVAPELVFDQGIGDIFTTRTAGAVLDDTLVGSMEFAVGSPYEVPALIILGHTGCGAVTATVDAVAADPENPQAPGEVADIVDEIAPVVRNAASLADQSEFVDSVVRANTVAVAEALVERSAIIRAAVDAGRTRVVPAVYDLETGLVDWSPAGS